The Glycine soja cultivar W05 chromosome 8, ASM419377v2, whole genome shotgun sequence genome has a window encoding:
- the LOC114424639 gene encoding mitochondrial-processing peptidase subunit alpha-like, translating into MLAEVVKNSWKKRAKESVVISKGEGSDFVAKAVDLAARELITSASLGQVTQVQLDRAKVSTKSAVLMNLESRDIRRELGMEIIEEHMVMEYSKVSKKCEKCGHGEATYYTRLMRSADKGQTTFYTCIGYGHPSQEN; encoded by the exons ATGTTGGCTGAGGTTGTCAAGAATTCTTGGAAAAAAAGAGCAAAGGAATCAGTCGTGATTAGTAAAGGGGAG GGCTCTGATTTTGTGGCAAAAGCTGTGGATTTAGCAGCCAGAGAATTAATAACAAGTGCATCACTAGGACAAG TTACACAGGTACAGCTTGACCGTGCCAAGGTATCCACGAAGTCTGCAGTTCTAATGAATTTAGAGTCCAGA GATATCAGAAGAGAGCTTGGAATGGAAATAATTGAGGAACATATGGTGATGGAATATTCTAAG GTCAGCAAGAAATGTGAAAAATGTGGCCATGGGGAAGCTACCTATTATACTAGACTG ATGAGATCAGCAGACAAAGGGCAAACTACTTTCTACACATGTATCGGCTATGGTCATCCGTCTCAGGAGAATTAG